A window of Pantoea agglomerans contains these coding sequences:
- the flgL gene encoding flagellar hook-associated protein FlgL encodes MRLSTNMIFNQQVRGISDSQSSWLKVGEQLSSGRRVNNPSDDPIAASRSVVLAQSQAQSSQYALARTFANQGLSMEENALGGVTSTIQDAQTLIVYGSTGTLSDDDRGSIATQLEGLRSQLMNLANSKDGNGRYIFAGYKTDSAPFVDNGSGAVTYAGGSDAITQKVDTSRTMTVGHTGDDIFMSITGNATKEPDGSASETNIFNMLDSAIAALKTPQANADDAAKKTFQDAMDKTNRGLGNSLNNVLTVRAEIGTQLSELSALDGQGGNRDVILSSEMSDLVDTDYTSAISSYTMQQTALQASYKTFTDMSKMSLFQLNA; translated from the coding sequence ATGCGACTCAGTACAAACATGATTTTTAACCAGCAGGTGCGCGGCATCAGTGATTCGCAATCCTCCTGGCTGAAAGTGGGCGAGCAGCTCTCCAGCGGCCGCCGCGTTAACAATCCGTCAGACGATCCTATCGCCGCGTCACGCTCGGTGGTGCTGGCGCAGAGCCAGGCGCAGAGCAGCCAGTACGCGCTGGCGCGCACCTTCGCCAACCAGGGCCTGTCGATGGAAGAGAACGCCCTCGGCGGCGTGACCAGCACGATTCAGGATGCACAGACGCTGATCGTGTACGGCTCGACCGGCACGCTGAGCGACGACGACCGCGGCTCTATCGCCACCCAGCTGGAGGGCCTGCGCTCGCAGCTGATGAACCTGGCGAACAGCAAAGACGGCAACGGCCGCTATATCTTTGCCGGTTATAAAACCGACAGCGCGCCTTTTGTCGACAACGGCAGCGGTGCCGTTACCTATGCGGGCGGCAGCGACGCCATTACGCAGAAGGTTGATACCAGCCGCACCATGACCGTAGGGCACACCGGTGACGATATCTTTATGTCCATCACCGGCAACGCCACTAAGGAGCCGGACGGCAGCGCCAGCGAAACCAATATTTTTAATATGCTCGACAGCGCCATCGCCGCGCTGAAAACGCCGCAGGCGAACGCCGACGACGCCGCGAAAAAGACGTTCCAGGATGCGATGGATAAAACCAACCGCGGCCTCGGCAACTCGCTGAACAACGTGCTGACCGTACGCGCCGAGATCGGTACTCAGCTCTCTGAACTGAGCGCGCTGGATGGGCAGGGCGGCAATCGCGACGTTATCCTGAGCAGCGAAATGAGCGACCTGGTCGACACCGACTACACCTCAGCTATCTCCAGCTACACCATGCAGCAGACGGCGCTACAGGCCTCTTATAAGACCTTTACCGATATGTCGAAGATGTCGCTGTTCCAGCTCAACGCCTGA
- the plsX gene encoding phosphate acyltransferase PlsX: protein MTRLTLAIDAMGGDFGPCVTVPAALQALASHSHLNLLLVGIPDDITPLLAKADSSLTGRLQVIPAESVIASDARPSQAIRASRGSSMRIALELVKEGRAQACISAGNTGALMGLAKLMIKPLDGIERPALMTVLPHQQRGKTVVLDLGANVDSDSDMLVQFAVMGAVMAEEVLAIANPRVALLNIGQEETKGLESIRAAASMLKASGQINYIGYLEGNDLLTGKTDVLVCDGFVGNVTLKTMEGVVRMFLSLLKSSGEGKKRSWWLKLLGRWIQKRLAQRFGHLNPDQYNGACLLGLRGTVIKSHGAANQRAFTVAIEQAEQAVRRQVPERIAARLDAVLARSDKA, encoded by the coding sequence TTGACACGTTTGACCCTGGCTATTGATGCCATGGGCGGGGATTTCGGTCCCTGCGTGACAGTGCCTGCAGCTTTGCAGGCACTGGCCTCTCATTCGCATCTCAATCTTCTTCTGGTCGGCATTCCCGACGACATCACTCCATTGCTTGCCAAAGCGGATTCCTCCTTAACAGGACGTTTGCAGGTCATTCCTGCGGAGTCAGTTATTGCAAGCGATGCACGGCCCTCTCAGGCCATCCGCGCCAGTCGCGGCAGCTCGATGCGCATTGCGCTGGAGCTGGTGAAAGAGGGGCGCGCACAGGCCTGTATCAGTGCCGGCAATACCGGCGCCCTGATGGGGCTGGCGAAATTAATGATAAAACCGCTGGACGGCATTGAGCGCCCGGCGTTGATGACCGTGCTGCCACATCAGCAGCGCGGTAAAACGGTAGTGCTCGATTTAGGCGCTAACGTGGACTCCGATAGCGATATGCTGGTGCAGTTTGCCGTAATGGGCGCGGTGATGGCGGAAGAGGTATTAGCGATCGCCAACCCGCGCGTCGCGCTGCTCAATATTGGTCAGGAAGAGACCAAAGGGCTCGAGAGCATACGCGCCGCCGCCAGCATGCTAAAGGCGTCCGGGCAGATTAACTATATTGGTTACCTGGAAGGCAACGACCTGCTTACCGGCAAGACAGATGTGCTGGTGTGTGACGGATTCGTCGGCAACGTCACGCTGAAAACTATGGAAGGCGTGGTGAGAATGTTCCTTTCCCTGCTGAAGTCTTCAGGGGAGGGGAAAAAACGGTCATGGTGGCTGAAGCTGCTGGGGCGCTGGATTCAGAAACGTCTGGCGCAGCGCTTCGGGCATCTCAACCCCGACCAGTATAATGGCGCTTGTCTGTTAGGATTGCGCGGAACAGTGATCAAAAGCCATGGTGCGGCCAATCAACGCGCCTTCACCGTGGCGATAGAACAGGCAGAGCAGGCGGTGCGACGGCAGGTTCCCGAACGAATCGCCGCGCGCCTTGATGCTGTATTAGCCAGGAGTGACAAAGCCTAG
- a CDS encoding beta-ketoacyl-ACP synthase III yields MFTKIIGTGSYLPSQVRSNADLEKMVETSDEWIVTRTGIRERRIAAPDETVASMGFAAAQRALEMAGVEASEIGLIIVATTSSSHAFPSSACMIQQMLGINDCAAFDLAAACAGFTYALSVADQYIKNGAVKHALVIGSDVLARTLDPNDRGTIILFGDGAGAVVLGASEEQGIISTHLHADGRYGQLLTLPYQNRAQQDEPAYLTMAGNEVFKVAVTELAHIVDETLQANNLDREMLDWLVPHQANLRIISATAKKLGMGMDKVVVTLDRHGNTSAASVPSALDEAVRDGRIKPGQLILLEAFGGGFTWGSALVRF; encoded by the coding sequence ATGTTTACCAAAATTATCGGTACGGGCAGCTATTTGCCTAGCCAGGTGCGTTCAAATGCGGATCTGGAAAAAATGGTGGAGACCTCGGACGAGTGGATCGTAACCCGCACCGGCATCCGCGAGCGCCGTATTGCTGCGCCGGATGAAACCGTGGCCAGCATGGGGTTCGCCGCCGCGCAGCGCGCGCTGGAGATGGCGGGCGTAGAAGCCAGCGAAATCGGCCTGATTATCGTCGCCACCACCTCATCCAGCCATGCGTTTCCCAGCTCGGCCTGCATGATCCAGCAGATGCTGGGGATTAATGACTGTGCCGCATTCGATCTCGCTGCGGCCTGCGCCGGCTTTACCTACGCGCTGAGCGTGGCAGACCAGTACATCAAAAATGGCGCCGTCAAACATGCGCTGGTAATTGGCTCCGACGTGCTGGCGCGTACCCTCGATCCCAACGATCGCGGCACCATCATCCTGTTTGGTGATGGCGCAGGCGCAGTGGTACTGGGCGCGAGCGAAGAGCAGGGCATCATTTCTACCCATCTGCACGCCGACGGCCGCTACGGCCAGCTGCTGACGCTGCCTTACCAGAATCGCGCGCAGCAGGATGAACCCGCCTATCTCACCATGGCCGGCAACGAAGTATTCAAGGTCGCCGTAACCGAACTGGCGCACATCGTTGACGAAACCCTGCAGGCTAATAATCTCGATCGCGAAATGCTCGACTGGCTGGTGCCGCATCAGGCTAACCTGCGCATCATCAGCGCCACGGCGAAAAAACTCGGTATGGGCATGGATAAAGTGGTGGTCACGCTGGACCGTCACGGCAATACCTCGGCGGCCTCGGTGCCCAGCGCGCTCGATGAAGCGGTGCGCGACGGCCGTATCAAACCCGGACAACTGATTCTGCTGGAAGCCTTTGGTGGTGGTTTCACCTGGGGTTCTGCGCTGGTTCGCTTTTGA
- the rne gene encoding ribonuclease E — MKRMLINATQQEELRVALVDGQRLYDLDIESPGHEQKKANIYKGKITRIEPSLEAAFVDYGAERHGFLPLKEISREYFPASYNSQGRPNIKEVLREGQEVIVQIDKEERGNKGAALTTFISLAGSYLVLMPNNPRAGGISRRIEGDDRTELKEALSSLELPDGMGLIVRTAGVGKSADALQWDLSFRLKHWEAIKKAAENRPAPFLIHQESNVIVRAFRDYLRQDIGEILIDNPKVLELARQHIAALGRPDFSSKIKLYTGEIPLFSHYQIESQIESAFQREVRLPSGGSIVIDSTEALTAIDINSARATRGGDIEETAFNTNLEAADEIARQLRLRDLGGLIVIDFIDMTPVRHQRAVENRLREAVRQDRARIQISHISRFGLLEMSRQRLSPSLGESSHHVCPRCSGTGTIRDNESLSLSILRLIEEEALKDNTKEVHAIVPVQIASYLLNEKREAVNAIEKRQGGVRAIIVPDDRMETPHYSVLRVRKGEETQTLSYHLPKLHEAEMAMPSEEEHAERRRPEQPALAAFVMPDAPPVPTETPAEQPKAAEKQPDAKPAAAAPAAASGTGFFSRLLKKLFGNDQPAPAPAAEATPAPQASSEAGDSSAKEERGERRNNRRNNNNRRERTPRNGDNREPRENREPRESREPRESREPRENREPRASREPRENREPRDNDARRSKRQEASQNEAREERSPVLSDEARQQREEQQQQRREQRAERQRRRQEEKRAQQEASKAVEPAVADIAETPEAQDDERVQVMPRRKPRQLTQKVRIGGESEQPAAEVVETQPEAVRSAPQSEEPALVEQDEAENRDNGNMPRRSRRSPRHLRVSGQRRRRYRDERYPSESAMPLAAAAASPEMASGKVWVRYPVAQPAEMQEPQQDAPHNSQQETAGAIALPAAAAEAAPSVAEAAPQVNVAQAEQADVAKAEPAEKLQQAEVAEAEPAGDVKQAEVAEAQQAENQQQANVAEAQPADAVQQAEPQAETPVTLVNTDNTAPIEAPVDRQPAVIPAAAEAVADAIAGQAVPAAPVAEEATPAAATEIAAESAHDVTPEAEAQVEEVLNAPVAAESKPEPISEPHAPVPARDAAPQKSAPQQEAVRFTHHASAPMTKAPAPAWQPEPARHSDWVRSPFAFEGKGAAGGHSATHQATAPATRPESA; from the coding sequence ATGAAAAGAATGTTAATTAATGCAACTCAGCAGGAGGAGTTGCGCGTTGCCCTGGTTGATGGACAGCGCCTGTACGATCTGGATATTGAAAGCCCCGGACACGAACAGAAAAAAGCCAACATCTACAAAGGTAAGATCACCCGCATTGAACCCAGCCTCGAAGCTGCGTTTGTCGATTACGGCGCAGAGCGCCACGGTTTTCTCCCCCTGAAAGAAATCTCCCGCGAATACTTCCCCGCCAGCTACAACTCGCAAGGCCGTCCCAATATTAAAGAGGTGCTGCGCGAAGGTCAGGAAGTGATCGTTCAGATCGATAAAGAAGAGCGCGGCAACAAAGGCGCGGCGCTGACCACCTTTATCTCTCTGGCGGGCAGCTATCTGGTGCTGATGCCGAATAATCCACGCGCAGGCGGCATCTCCCGCCGCATCGAAGGCGACGATCGCACCGAGCTGAAAGAGGCGCTCTCTTCGCTGGAGCTGCCGGACGGTATGGGCCTGATCGTACGCACCGCGGGCGTAGGCAAATCCGCCGACGCGCTGCAGTGGGATCTGAGCTTCCGCCTCAAGCACTGGGAAGCGATTAAAAAAGCCGCTGAAAACCGCCCTGCGCCTTTCCTGATCCATCAGGAAAGCAACGTCATCGTGCGCGCCTTCCGCGACTACCTGCGCCAGGACATCGGCGAAATCCTGATCGACAATCCGAAAGTGCTCGAGCTGGCGCGCCAGCATATCGCCGCGCTCGGCCGTCCCGACTTCAGCAGCAAAATCAAGCTCTATACCGGCGAGATCCCGCTGTTCAGCCATTACCAGATCGAGTCGCAGATTGAGTCCGCCTTCCAGCGCGAAGTGCGCCTGCCGTCGGGCGGCTCTATCGTTATTGACAGCACCGAAGCACTGACCGCCATCGATATCAACTCGGCGCGCGCCACGCGCGGCGGCGATATCGAAGAGACGGCGTTCAACACCAACCTGGAAGCCGCTGATGAGATCGCACGTCAGCTGCGCCTGCGCGACCTGGGCGGTCTGATCGTTATCGACTTTATCGATATGACACCGGTGCGCCACCAGCGCGCGGTGGAGAACCGCCTGCGTGAAGCGGTGCGTCAGGATCGCGCGCGCATTCAGATTAGCCATATTTCGCGCTTCGGCCTGCTGGAGATGTCGCGTCAGCGCCTCAGCCCGTCGCTGGGCGAGTCAAGCCATCACGTCTGTCCGCGCTGTAGCGGCACCGGCACCATCCGTGACAACGAATCGCTGTCGCTGTCGATTCTGCGCCTGATTGAAGAAGAAGCGCTGAAAGACAACACCAAAGAAGTTCACGCTATCGTTCCGGTTCAGATCGCCTCTTACCTGCTGAACGAAAAACGTGAAGCGGTAAATGCGATTGAGAAACGCCAGGGCGGCGTCCGCGCGATTATCGTGCCGGACGATCGCATGGAGACGCCGCACTACTCCGTGCTGCGCGTGCGTAAGGGCGAAGAGACGCAGACCCTCAGCTATCACCTGCCGAAGCTGCATGAAGCCGAAATGGCGATGCCGTCGGAAGAGGAGCACGCCGAGCGCCGTCGTCCTGAGCAGCCTGCACTGGCCGCCTTTGTTATGCCTGACGCGCCGCCGGTGCCGACCGAAACCCCGGCCGAGCAGCCTAAAGCCGCCGAAAAGCAGCCTGACGCTAAACCGGCCGCCGCAGCGCCAGCCGCCGCCAGCGGTACCGGCTTCTTCAGCCGTCTGCTGAAAAAACTGTTCGGCAACGACCAGCCCGCTCCGGCACCAGCCGCAGAAGCGACGCCAGCGCCGCAGGCCAGCAGCGAAGCAGGCGACAGCAGCGCCAAAGAAGAGCGCGGCGAGCGTCGCAACAACCGCCGCAACAACAACAACCGTCGTGAGCGTACGCCGCGCAACGGCGACAACCGCGAGCCGCGTGAAAATCGCGAACCGCGCGAAAGCCGTGAGCCGCGTGAAAGCCGTGAGCCGCGTGAAAACCGCGAGCCGCGCGCCAGCCGCGAGCCGCGTGAAAACCGCGAGCCGCGCGACAATGATGCGCGTCGCAGCAAGCGCCAGGAGGCGTCACAGAACGAAGCGCGCGAAGAGCGTAGCCCTGTTCTGAGCGACGAAGCGCGCCAGCAGCGCGAAGAGCAGCAGCAGCAGCGCCGCGAACAGCGTGCCGAGCGCCAGCGCCGTCGTCAGGAAGAGAAACGCGCGCAGCAGGAAGCGAGCAAAGCCGTTGAGCCAGCCGTTGCTGATATCGCCGAGACCCCGGAAGCGCAGGATGATGAGCGCGTTCAGGTTATGCCGCGCCGCAAGCCGCGCCAGCTGACGCAGAAAGTGCGTATCGGCGGTGAGAGCGAGCAGCCGGCAGCGGAAGTCGTTGAGACGCAGCCAGAGGCTGTACGCAGCGCGCCGCAGAGCGAAGAGCCCGCACTGGTCGAACAGGATGAGGCGGAAAACCGCGACAACGGCAATATGCCACGCCGCTCGCGCCGTTCGCCGCGCCACCTGCGCGTCAGCGGTCAGCGTCGTCGTCGCTATCGTGATGAGCGTTACCCGAGCGAGTCCGCCATGCCGCTGGCCGCCGCCGCCGCGTCGCCAGAGATGGCCTCCGGCAAAGTCTGGGTACGCTATCCGGTTGCTCAGCCAGCAGAGATGCAGGAACCGCAGCAGGATGCGCCGCACAACAGCCAGCAGGAGACCGCAGGCGCTATCGCGCTGCCGGCCGCCGCTGCTGAAGCTGCGCCGTCTGTCGCTGAGGCTGCGCCACAGGTGAATGTGGCTCAGGCAGAGCAGGCAGACGTTGCTAAAGCAGAGCCGGCTGAAAAGCTGCAGCAGGCAGAGGTAGCCGAAGCAGAGCCAGCTGGCGATGTGAAACAGGCTGAGGTTGCTGAAGCACAGCAGGCTGAAAACCAGCAGCAGGCAAATGTGGCTGAAGCACAGCCAGCTGACGCTGTGCAACAGGCTGAACCGCAGGCGGAAACGCCGGTCACGCTGGTGAATACCGATAACACCGCGCCGATTGAGGCGCCGGTCGATCGTCAACCAGCCGTTATCCCGGCCGCTGCCGAAGCCGTCGCGGACGCCATCGCCGGGCAGGCTGTTCCAGCCGCGCCGGTTGCTGAAGAAGCGACGCCAGCCGCCGCCACTGAGATCGCCGCTGAGTCGGCGCACGACGTGACGCCGGAAGCTGAAGCGCAGGTTGAGGAAGTGCTGAACGCGCCGGTTGCGGCGGAGAGCAAACCTGAGCCGATCAGCGAGCCGCATGCGCCCGTTCCGGCACGCGACGCCGCGCCGCAGAAGAGTGCGCCGCAGCAAGAAGCCGTCCGCTTTACGCATCACGCCTCCGCGCCGATGACTAAAGCCCCGGCTCCTGCCTGGCAGCCAGAGCCAGCGCGTCACAGCGACTGGGTGCGTTCACCTTTCGCCTTTGAAGGCAAAGGCGCCGCAGGCGGTCACAGCGCGACCCATCAGGCCACCGCTCCGGCGACCCGACCTGAAAGCGCGTAA
- the fabD gene encoding ACP S-malonyltransferase, producing the protein MTQFAFVFPGQGSQTVGMLAELAATYPQVEATFREASDALGYDLWQLVSNGPADELNKTWQTQPALLAASVAIYRVWQQQGGKQPTLMAGHSLGEYSALVCAGVLDFADAIKLVELRGKLMQEAVPEGTGAMQAIIGLDDAAIRKACEESAQGQVVSPVNFNSPGQVVIAGNKEAVERAGAACKAAGAKRALPLPVSVPSHCALMKPAADKLAVALEEIAFNAPSVPVVNNVDVKCESDAAAIRHALVRQLYSPVRWTESVEFMASQGVTQLLEMGPGKVLTGLTKRIVDSLTAAAVNDPTSLSAALEQE; encoded by the coding sequence ATGACGCAATTTGCATTTGTTTTCCCCGGTCAGGGCTCACAGACCGTTGGTATGCTGGCTGAGCTGGCTGCAACCTATCCGCAGGTGGAAGCTACCTTCCGCGAAGCGTCTGACGCGCTGGGATACGATCTGTGGCAGCTGGTGAGTAACGGGCCGGCCGACGAGCTGAACAAAACCTGGCAGACGCAGCCTGCGCTGCTGGCCGCGTCGGTCGCTATCTATCGCGTCTGGCAGCAGCAGGGCGGCAAACAGCCGACCCTGATGGCTGGCCATAGCCTTGGCGAATACTCCGCGCTGGTTTGCGCTGGCGTGCTTGATTTCGCCGACGCCATTAAACTGGTGGAGCTGCGCGGCAAGCTGATGCAGGAAGCGGTGCCGGAAGGCACCGGCGCAATGCAGGCGATTATCGGTCTGGACGACGCCGCTATCCGCAAAGCATGTGAAGAGAGCGCGCAGGGCCAGGTGGTCTCGCCGGTCAACTTTAACTCGCCGGGCCAGGTGGTCATCGCCGGGAATAAAGAAGCGGTTGAACGCGCGGGCGCAGCCTGCAAGGCGGCGGGTGCCAAGCGCGCGCTGCCGCTGCCGGTCAGCGTGCCGTCGCACTGCGCGCTGATGAAGCCTGCCGCAGACAAGCTGGCGGTGGCGCTGGAAGAGATTGCGTTCAACGCGCCGTCCGTTCCGGTGGTGAACAACGTTGACGTAAAATGCGAAAGCGACGCGGCGGCCATCCGTCACGCGCTGGTGCGCCAGCTCTATAGCCCGGTTCGCTGGACCGAGAGCGTCGAGTTTATGGCGTCGCAGGGCGTTACCCAACTGCTGGAGATGGGGCCGGGCAAAGTGCTGACGGGTCTGACCAAACGCATTGTGGACAGCCTGACGGCGGCCGCGGTTAACGACCCGACGTCGCTTTCTGCAGCACTTGAACAGGAATAA
- the yceD gene encoding 23S rRNA accumulation protein YceD, which translates to MQKVKLPLTLDPVRAAQKRLDYQGVYTPEQVERVAESVVSVDSDVECTMSFAVDSQRLAVLQGTAEVQVTLRCQRCNQTFPHAVHVSYCFSPVSTDEQAEALPEAYEPIDVDDFGEVDLLAVIEDEIILALPVVPVHDSEHCEVSEADMVFGKLPAEAEKPNPFAVLASLKRK; encoded by the coding sequence ATGCAAAAGGTAAAATTACCCCTGACGCTGGATCCGGTCCGCGCCGCTCAAAAACGCCTGGATTATCAGGGCGTTTACACCCCTGAACAGGTGGAGCGCGTAGCCGAATCAGTTGTTAGTGTGGACAGTGACGTGGAATGTACCATGTCGTTTGCGGTTGACAGCCAGCGCCTCGCCGTACTGCAAGGTACAGCGGAGGTGCAGGTTACATTGCGCTGCCAGCGCTGCAACCAGACATTCCCTCACGCTGTCCACGTAAGCTATTGCTTCAGTCCTGTCTCAACCGATGAGCAGGCCGAGGCACTGCCGGAAGCCTACGAGCCGATCGACGTCGATGATTTTGGCGAAGTCGATCTGCTGGCGGTGATTGAGGATGAAATCATTCTCGCGCTGCCGGTCGTTCCGGTGCATGATTCTGAACACTGTGAAGTGTCCGAGGCGGACATGGTCTTTGGCAAATTGCCTGCAGAGGCGGAAAAACCAAACCCATTTGCCGTATTAGCCAGTTTAAAGCGTAAGTAA
- the rpmF gene encoding 50S ribosomal protein L32, with the protein MAVQQNKPTRSKRGMRRSHDALTTATLSVDKVSGETHLRHHITADGYYRGRKVITK; encoded by the coding sequence ATGGCCGTACAACAGAATAAACCCACCCGTTCTAAGCGTGGCATGCGTCGTTCGCACGATGCGCTGACCACTGCAACTCTGTCTGTAGATAAAGTTTCTGGCGAAACGCATCTGCGTCACCACATCACTGCGGATGGTTACTACCGCGGTCGCAAGGTTATCACCAAATAA
- the rluC gene encoding 23S rRNA pseudouridine(955/2504/2580) synthase RluC has translation MKTENPGVQLVAISAENAGQRIDNFLRTQLKGVPKSMIYRILRKGEVRVNKKRIKPEYKLEEGDEVRIPPVRVAEREEQAVSPKLEKVAALAEAIIFEDDHILVLNKPSGTAVHGGSGLSFGVIEGLRALRPEARFLELVHRLDRDTSGLLLVAKKRSALRSLHEQLREKGMQKDYLALVRGSWPSHLKSVQAPLLKNILQSGERVVRVSSEGKPSETRFKVEERFAFATLVKASPVTGRTHQIRVHTLHAGHPIAFDDRYGEREFDSQLAATGLRRLFLHAAALTFTHPGSGETLRLEAPLDNELKRCLQALRQQKG, from the coding sequence ATGAAAACAGAGAATCCCGGCGTACAGCTTGTCGCCATTTCGGCTGAAAATGCCGGACAACGCATCGATAACTTTTTACGCACCCAGCTCAAGGGCGTGCCGAAAAGTATGATTTACCGCATCCTGCGCAAAGGTGAAGTGCGGGTGAATAAAAAACGCATCAAGCCAGAATATAAGCTGGAAGAGGGCGACGAAGTGCGCATTCCGCCGGTGCGCGTCGCCGAGCGCGAAGAGCAGGCGGTGTCGCCGAAGCTGGAGAAGGTGGCGGCGCTGGCCGAGGCGATCATCTTTGAAGATGACCATATTCTGGTGCTGAACAAGCCTTCAGGCACGGCGGTACACGGCGGCAGCGGGCTGAGCTTCGGCGTAATCGAAGGGCTGCGCGCGCTGCGTCCCGAGGCGCGCTTCCTTGAGCTGGTGCATCGCCTTGACCGCGACACCTCCGGCCTGCTGCTGGTTGCCAAGAAGCGGTCGGCGCTGCGTTCGCTGCATGAGCAGCTGCGCGAAAAGGGCATGCAGAAAGATTATCTGGCGCTGGTGCGCGGCAGCTGGCCGTCACACCTCAAGAGCGTACAGGCGCCGCTGCTGAAGAATATCCTGCAGAGCGGCGAGCGCGTGGTGCGCGTCAGCAGCGAGGGCAAACCCTCGGAAACGCGCTTTAAAGTAGAAGAGCGCTTCGCCTTCGCCACCCTGGTCAAGGCGAGTCCGGTCACCGGGCGCACCCATCAGATCCGCGTGCATACGCTGCATGCCGGTCATCCTATCGCTTTCGACGATCGCTACGGCGAGCGCGAGTTTGACAGCCAGCTGGCCGCGACCGGACTGCGTCGTCTCTTCCTGCACGCCGCCGCGCTGACCTTTACCCATCCCGGCAGCGGCGAAACGCTGCGCTTAGAGGCGCCGCTCGATAACGAACTCAAGCGCTGCCTGCAGGCGCTGCGTCAGCAAAAAGGCTGA
- a CDS encoding Maf family protein, whose translation MPVSLLLASTSPFRQALLRKLGLPFITAAPDVDETPHAGEAADALVSRLAVAKAQALAADYPDSWIIGSDQVCVLDGAITGKPHTPERAFAQLRQASGNAITFYTGLALYQPRSATLMQCCEPFVVHFRDLSDREIRAYIEKEQPLQCAGSFKSEGLGICLFERLEGRDPNTLVGLPLIALSGMLRAVGITPLE comes from the coding sequence ATGCCTGTCTCTCTTCTTTTAGCCTCAACCTCGCCTTTTCGCCAGGCGCTGCTGCGTAAACTTGGCCTGCCTTTTATTACCGCTGCGCCAGACGTTGACGAAACGCCCCACGCCGGCGAAGCGGCCGATGCCCTGGTGTCGCGCCTTGCCGTTGCCAAAGCGCAGGCGCTGGCCGCTGACTATCCCGACAGCTGGATTATCGGCTCGGATCAGGTGTGCGTGCTCGACGGCGCGATTACCGGCAAGCCCCATACGCCCGAGCGCGCCTTCGCCCAGCTGCGCCAGGCGAGCGGCAACGCCATCACCTTCTATACCGGGCTGGCGCTTTACCAGCCGCGCAGCGCAACGCTGATGCAGTGCTGCGAACCCTTTGTGGTGCACTTCCGCGATCTCAGCGACCGGGAGATACGCGCCTATATAGAGAAGGAGCAGCCTTTGCAGTGCGCCGGGAGTTTTAAAAGCGAGGGACTGGGCATTTGCCTGTTTGAGCGGCTGGAGGGGCGTGACCCAAATACGCTGGTTGGGCTGCCGCTGATTGCGCTCAGCGGCATGTTGCGGGCGGTCGGCATCACTCCCCTGGAGTAA